Below is a window of Bacillus horti DNA.
GGCTTAGTTAGTCTACACATCATGCATCGAGTACTATGAAACCAAACTGATGAAGCACCTTATAGATTACTAATAGACAAACTGATCTACTTAAATCGTTAAAAAGCCTGCTTGATGATTTCCTCAAGCAGGCTTTTTATGAACAGTTTGTTGATATAGCTTTTTACTTAGTCGATATATGATGCTCATAAGGAAAGTCATGATCACAGCAAATCCAAACAGTACCCATAACGTAACTTCAACCGGATAGTTATCTAGCAAGCTTCCCGCTAGTCTTGGTAACAAGGCACCGCCTAATCCTCCCATAGCGATTAACAGACTTGTTGTTCGGTCTTCAAGACCTGGTATTCCAGTGTTAATGACTAATAAACCTAGGGCAAAAATACCTCCCATAATAAAACCAGCTAAGAAAATAGTAATAAAGCTAATAATAGTGTTGGGTGACATAGCAAACAGTCCAAGAGTAATCATTTGGCCCGTAACAGTGATAAGAAATAGCTTCCATATTCCTATCCGATCCACAATAAAAATCATGATTAAACGTCCCAATGTCATAGCTCCCCAAAAGACAGTGATACTTAAAGCTAGTGTAGAAGCCGACAAAGTAGATGTCATCGATAAAATAGAAGGTAGGTAGTTAGGAAACGTCATCTCAACACCTACATAAAGAAAGAAAAATAAGGAGCCAATCCAAAGAAGTGGGATGGACGGCTTAGCATAGCGAACCTTTGGTATGACATCCTCATTGTTTTTTATGTTGACCGGCTTTTTATTAAGAATGGACTCATATTCTCCAAAGCGCAAAAAGAGCCAAAGCACAAAACCTATCATAACAATAATAGAGACAGCCATAAAAATGCTATTCCAATAACCTGTAGCTATAAATACAGCAGCCATGATTGGCACAGTCAATGCACCTATACCGAAAAATAGTTCAGTTAAGACCATTATTGAAGCTTTTTTCTCCTTAAGTTCGGCAATAATCATACCCGCCAACACCGTTTCAATCATTCCAAACCCTGCTCCACCAAGCGGAACCAGAAGCAAAAGTACGGTCCATGGTAGAAGTAAAAATAGCCCTAACTGCACAACGGCAAATAGAAAAAGAGCAATGAATAGTGTGGCTTTTCGACCAATTTTTTTTATAATCATTGGAGCAAAAAGAACTCCCACCAAAAAACCTAAAAATTGATTCATAATGAGCTGTCCGCCATCACTATAGTCTAGGTTATAATGTTCAATCATCGGCTCCAAAACCGTACCGATAATAATGTGTCCGAAGCCTGCCAATAAATAAGCAAAGCATGACATCCAAATCAGTCTTCTCATCAGCTTGATCTCCTTGTTCGTTCATAGTTACGTTTATTTCATACTTACGTTTAATAGAGTATGTCTTCTTCTATTTGTTGTAGGATGCTAGTCTTTACTCCCTTATAAAAATCTAGTTCAAATGAATGCAGAAAAGCCATTTCTGGTGTAGATGGCATGTAGTGATTCATTAGATAGGATTGCCATTGCTCCGATAATAGACGATCTGCTATTTTATTTTGATAAATAACAATTTTGTGAGGGGCCAGGATAACATTTGTAATGTGGGTAATTTGACAAAACACTTGGATGAAATCTTCATCTGATAAAACACTTTTCCAATCGATCTGCAGAGGGAGGAATTTAATTTCTCCTGCCATCCCATACTGACCTTTTTCAATGTAACCGTTACGGTAGATGGCCATTCCTGGGGGATGATGCTTAGGAAAATATAGTCCAACAACCAAATTATCCTGATTCGTCATCTGATGTGTTGAACAATATCCCTTAAGTGCGGCATTGATATCATTCTCCAATAAAATGGGTAATTGATAAGTGTTCTCTAGATGCTTCAATAGTTGTACACCAATAAGATTTTTATGACTGCTGACGGTAATTTGCCCATCTATAGATTGACCAGGAATCCCTATTCCAATAGCAGAGATTTTAGGGAACTCGGAAATTACTTTTGTGATGACGTTATCAAACTGCCTATAGTCATAATGAGGCATCACATGCTCCTCTTTAAATATGCGCTCCCCAAACAAATTGACCACGTGAACTACAAGCATATCTTCACCGTGATTTTCGTTTAAGAGAAGCACAATAGCTAATCGGAAGTTAGGATTATAGGAGTACGTTAACGCTGGCCTTCCACCACCTGATGGTACAATCTTGTCTTCCTTTACTTCGCCAGTCTCAAGGAGTTCTGCTAGAAGAGAGTTAACAGTAACTACGCTTAAGCCTGTGTTCTGAGATAAAATAGCCTTGGTAGCAGTCCCTATTCTTTTAAGCTCCTTACGCAGATGATTTAAATTCTGCTTTTTAATTACTTTACCATTTGCTTTTTCCATACCAATCCCCTCAATATTAAATTCACTTAATAAAATCCACTTAATAAAGTTACTTTAATAAGTATGCAGTTAAAAGAGAAAAAAATCAATATAAATGTACGATTTCGTGTAAAGCTGTAGCTTATTGGAGTATGCAGGAAGGAATAGTCGAGCTTGCTTTGGAACCCAGAACCAATAATATGCTTCCAGTGTTGTTTCGCCACGTACAACAGAAAACTTATGCTTTCCTAATGGTATAATAAATAAAAAGTTAGGAGCTGAGTGTGCGATGATTAAAGGGAAATATGAGCTTGTTAGTGAAGAACAGTTGAAAAAATATGCAGAGCTTGCTGTACGGGTGGGTGTAAATGTGCAAAAGAATCAATTAGTGATTATTCATAGTGACATAGAAAATGTTACGTTTGCACGCCTAATCCAAACAGCAGCTTATAATGCGGGAGCTTCAAATGTGGTTATGGATTGGACGGATGAACAGTCTACCAAAGAATTTTATTTACATGCAGCAGATGATGCCATCGATCACTTTCCCGACTGGCAAGCTGCACGCTTTAAGGAGTGGGACGATGCGGGTGCTGCTTACATCCGTATTATTTCTGAAAACTTGGATGTCTTTAAGGAGGTTTCCCCAGAACGGATGAGCCGCTTCCAAAAGGCCTCTCGCACCAAGTTGAAGGCTTATTACGCAAAGACTAGATCCCACGAGGTACGCTGGTGTCTTCTAGCTGTCCCGTCCTTTGCATGGGCATCTAAAGTATTTCTCCACTTAAGTACAGAAGACGCTTTGCAATCATTATGGCAATTAATCTTACAAGGAGCTCGGGCAGATGGAAAAAATCCTATAAAAGACTGGGAAAATCATGACAGAGCCTTCGAGTCCCGGAAAAAAATCCTAAACGACAGCCAGTTTGAAGCCCTGCATTTTACGAATAGCCGAGGAACTGATTTATTAGTCGGCATGCCTAAAAATCACCTCTATATCGGCGGGGGAGTTATAGATAAAAAGGGAATACCGTTCTTTCCGAACATTCCCACGGAGGAAATATTTTCCGCTCCCCATAAAAATAAGGTAAATGGCAAACTAGTAGCCACTAAACCGCTTATCTATGGGGGAAGTGTCATCGATGATTTTTACCTAACCTTTAAAGATGGACGGATTACTGACTATTATGCCGCCACTGGGCAAGAAGCGTTACAAAGTCTCATCGAAACAGATGAAGGTTCAAATTATCTAGGTGAAATTGCCTTGGTCTCTAACAATTCTCCTCTTTCTCAGGCAGATACTCTCTTTTACAACACCTTGTTTGATGAAAATACGGCCTGCCATATTGGAATCGGAAACGCCTCCCCTTCTAACCTTCAAAATGGTAGCAACCTATCGGAGGAAGAGTTGAAAGAAGCTGGCCTTAATACTTCACTCCTGTTAGTCAATGTGACCTTTGGTACCAAAGATATGAAAGTAGTAGGTATTAAAGAAGATAGAACTGAAGTCCTGTTAATGAAAGATGGGGATTTCCAATTCTAATTTGGCTACTCCTTAATAACAGAGGAAGCTGATTTCTGACAGCTTATACTTAGTTCTATTCATTTTAAATCCCTCATAAAAACATTTATTTATACAGGCGTTCGAGTGAGTTAGTTAGTCAATATATTTATTGTAATTAAAGGTGAAATGATCATTGATTTCCGAGATGATCAGGATGTTTGGATTTAAATCGCGTTAAGAAAAACTCAAATTGAAGGGAAGAGGAAATATGGGGTCAAGGATGATGCATTTGATTATTGCTAATCGAATAGCAGAACGTTTATCGATCGAAGATAGAACCGCATTTTTATTTGGAAGCATTGCTCCAGATGCTGTTTCAACAAAAGATATATCCCATTTCTTTAAGGGAGACGTACAAGATTATACAAGATACATAGATTATAAAGGATTTTTGGAAAGGTACAGCTCACATGCAAATGACCTTTTTATATTGGGTTATTATACCCATTTAATTGCTGATGATATATGGCTAAAAGGATTTTATCTTCCTTGGTTAAGAAACAGACTGGAAGCAGATAAAGGCCTTCTAGAGGTATACCACAATGATTTTCGATTGCTAAATGGAATGCTTTTAAAATACTACGGATGTACAGATGAATTGAAAAATCAACTTAGTTTTAAGCCTGAAATTCTTGATATACATGAGGTTTCAGCCAATAATGTTGAACGGTTTATCCCTTATGTGCTAGGAGATTTAGAATATAACAAGCAAGACATAGATGCGAAGCTCAACGTTTTTACATTAAATCAGATCATTGGCTATATAGAGACTTCAATTGATATAGGGCTATTGAATATGAACAAAATTTTACATAATAAAAAATAGCAACATCTTAACTATGGAACAATATAAACTATCAAACCATGAATTTGGCCGAGTATTTTTAGGCCACTTTATGGTTCTCTAGACGATGAAAAGCTCAATCATATAACTCAAAAAAATATGGCAGCTGTCAATTGGATAGTAGATACGCTGGATTGGTCGGGGATATCCGCGCAAGAAATCATAGAACCTCACATTTGAATATCTATCAGTGTAATTTCATTGTTTTGTTTTAAGGCATTGTTCAATACTTGTTCAAACTCATTCAATTGATTGGGTCTAACTCCTTTTATTCCAAAGCTTTCAGCAAGCTGCACAAAGTCTGGGTTTCCAAATGTCGTACCAAAGCTATTACCGAATTTCTCTTGCATCATTTGTTCCTCTAATTTTAACGTTGAATCGTTTAATACAATGATGATAAAGGACAGGCCAAGTCGTTTGGCAGTCTCTAATTCGGAAATATTCATTAAAGCTCCTCCATCCCCAG
It encodes the following:
- a CDS encoding MFS transporter, encoding MRRLIWMSCFAYLLAGFGHIIIGTVLEPMIEHYNLDYSDGGQLIMNQFLGFLVGVLFAPMIIKKIGRKATLFIALFLFAVVQLGLFLLLPWTVLLLLVPLGGAGFGMIETVLAGMIIAELKEKKASIMVLTELFFGIGALTVPIMAAVFIATGYWNSIFMAVSIIVMIGFVLWLFLRFGEYESILNKKPVNIKNNEDVIPKVRYAKPSIPLLWIGSLFFFLYVGVEMTFPNYLPSILSMTSTLSASTLALSITVFWGAMTLGRLIMIFIVDRIGIWKLFLITVTGQMITLGLFAMSPNTIISFITIFLAGFIMGGIFALGLLVINTGIPGLEDRTTSLLIAMGGLGGALLPRLAGSLLDNYPVEVTLWVLFGFAVIMTFLMSIIYRLSKKLYQQTVHKKPA
- a CDS encoding ROK family protein, which translates into the protein MEKANGKVIKKQNLNHLRKELKRIGTATKAILSQNTGLSVVTVNSLLAELLETGEVKEDKIVPSGGGRPALTYSYNPNFRLAIVLLLNENHGEDMLVVHVVNLFGERIFKEEHVMPHYDYRQFDNVITKVISEFPKISAIGIGIPGQSIDGQITVSSHKNLIGVQLLKHLENTYQLPILLENDINAALKGYCSTHQMTNQDNLVVGLYFPKHHPPGMAIYRNGYIEKGQYGMAGEIKFLPLQIDWKSVLSDEDFIQVFCQITHITNVILAPHKIVIYQNKIADRLLSEQWQSYLMNHYMPSTPEMAFLHSFELDFYKGVKTSILQQIEEDILY
- a CDS encoding aminopeptidase, with the protein product MIKGKYELVSEEQLKKYAELAVRVGVNVQKNQLVIIHSDIENVTFARLIQTAAYNAGASNVVMDWTDEQSTKEFYLHAADDAIDHFPDWQAARFKEWDDAGAAYIRIISENLDVFKEVSPERMSRFQKASRTKLKAYYAKTRSHEVRWCLLAVPSFAWASKVFLHLSTEDALQSLWQLILQGARADGKNPIKDWENHDRAFESRKKILNDSQFEALHFTNSRGTDLLVGMPKNHLYIGGGVIDKKGIPFFPNIPTEEIFSAPHKNKVNGKLVATKPLIYGGSVIDDFYLTFKDGRITDYYAATGQEALQSLIETDEGSNYLGEIALVSNNSPLSQADTLFYNTLFDENTACHIGIGNASPSNLQNGSNLSEEELKEAGLNTSLLLVNVTFGTKDMKVVGIKEDRTEVLLMKDGDFQF
- a CDS encoding zinc dependent phospholipase C family protein — encoded protein: MGSRMMHLIIANRIAERLSIEDRTAFLFGSIAPDAVSTKDISHFFKGDVQDYTRYIDYKGFLERYSSHANDLFILGYYTHLIADDIWLKGFYLPWLRNRLEADKGLLEVYHNDFRLLNGMLLKYYGCTDELKNQLSFKPEILDIHEVSANNVERFIPYVLGDLEYNKQDIDAKLNVFTLNQIIGYIETSIDIGLLNMNKILHNKK
- a CDS encoding thiamine pyrophosphate-dependent enzyme, translating into MGIALPGSIGAKLACPDAPVICITGDGGALMNISELETAKRLGLSFIIIVLNDSTLKLEEQMMQEKFGNSFGTTFGNPDFVQLAESFGIKGVRPNQLNEFEQVLNNALKQNNEITLIDIQM